A window from Leptospira stimsonii encodes these proteins:
- a CDS encoding lactonase family protein produces MNHRLFLFCILPFYLVSCTIWPALTIFASNEKEADPNLTPLALLLLMQSGIPHETPNILYVTNFNANTVTYFNAKTGAYLNGTLANSSFATPAGPNFVAVNPIVNVLYVTSQTASSITYLDAKTGAYINGTLANSTFATGTDPYSIAVDANANLVYVTNSTSGTVTFFDAKTGAYRNGTLANSSVATAGNTPMAIALDPTTDRMYITNFDLDNVSYYTASTATVTSSFGTQSGPTSIAIHPSANLLYVGNNAGNSVTFYNATNGAYINGTLTNSSLPVGVGPVSIAVNPSSNILYSANQTAQTVSYHNAINGAFLNGTSANSSFPTGTGASSVAVNPIANLVYVTNSTSATVTFFNATTGAYLNGTLSNSSFPTGTGPSWVAVNP; encoded by the coding sequence ATGAACCATAGACTATTCCTTTTTTGCATACTTCCTTTTTATCTCGTATCCTGTACGATTTGGCCCGCCTTAACCATTTTTGCTTCGAATGAAAAAGAGGCCGATCCGAATTTAACACCCTTGGCTCTTCTTCTTTTAATGCAGAGCGGAATTCCACATGAGACTCCCAATATTCTGTATGTCACCAACTTCAACGCAAACACGGTCACATACTTTAACGCAAAGACGGGGGCGTATCTCAATGGAACTCTTGCTAATTCCAGTTTTGCGACTCCCGCGGGGCCTAATTTTGTCGCGGTCAATCCGATCGTAAACGTTCTCTACGTTACGAGTCAAACCGCAAGTTCGATCACATACTTGGATGCAAAGACAGGCGCATACATCAACGGAACTCTCGCGAACTCGACCTTTGCAACGGGAACGGATCCCTATTCGATCGCAGTGGATGCGAACGCAAATCTCGTCTATGTTACCAACTCGACTTCAGGTACGGTGACTTTTTTCGACGCGAAAACCGGAGCGTATCGGAACGGAACCCTCGCAAACTCCAGCGTTGCGACGGCGGGAAACACACCGATGGCGATCGCGCTCGATCCAACGACGGATCGAATGTATATTACAAATTTTGATTTGGACAACGTCTCCTATTACACTGCTTCTACAGCAACCGTCACCTCGAGTTTTGGAACTCAGTCCGGTCCGACTTCGATCGCGATTCATCCTTCCGCGAATCTTTTGTATGTGGGAAACAATGCGGGTAACTCGGTCACTTTCTACAACGCGACGAACGGCGCTTATATCAATGGAACGCTTACCAATTCCAGTCTTCCCGTTGGAGTCGGTCCCGTTTCCATCGCAGTCAATCCTTCTTCCAATATTTTATATTCGGCAAATCAGACGGCACAAACGGTTAGTTATCACAACGCGATCAATGGCGCATTTCTAAATGGAACCAGCGCGAACTCCAGCTTCCCAACAGGAACCGGAGCTTCGAGCGTTGCGGTCAACCCGATCGCGAACCTAGTGTATGTGACCAATTCTACGTCCGCGACCGTTACTTTCTTCAACGCTACCACGGGCGCGTATCTCAACGGAACTCTTTCGAACTCGAGCTTTCCAACAGGAACGGGACCTTCCTGGGTTGCCGTAAATCCGTAA